The proteins below are encoded in one region of Clostridium fermenticellae:
- a CDS encoding NAD(+) synthase — protein MNNYNFIKVASASPLTNVTDIEFNINNIKKCINSSVEKGCKLIVFPELSITSYTCADLFCSQLLLDKSIDAVKSLCDFSINKDILIAVGAPLKYNSCLYNCAYIIFEGKILGIIPKSYIPNYTEFYEKRWFTEGLGLINKEVHFTFQGNIPFGTNLIFTYNDFKFGFEVCEDVWVTIPPSSYLSLMGANIISNLSASNELVSKAEYRKELIKNQSARCMAAYIYSSTGVFESSTDLVFSGHLITCENGTILNENTRFQRENQIQTSILDIDRLNNERLKNVSFRDNSKFIPFETHEIKFSFKNTDCKTFDRFVDKHPFVPSNETKRELHCREIFNIQTSGLAKRISHTHLNTAVIGISGGLDSTLALLVIVKTFDILKLPKENIITVTMPGFGTTDRTYNNAVNLCKMLGTKFREINIVPACLQHFKDINHPAEKFDVTYENVQARERTQILMDIANKEGGLVIGTGDLSEVALGWSTYNGDHMSMYGVNCSVPKTLVRYLVSYVAQKEVSKEISDILMDILDTPVSPELLPKDKDGKIAQKTEDIVGPYELHDFFLYHFIRNSTKPGKILFLAYHAFKDDYDKDTINKWFDKFIKRFFTQQFKRSAIPDGPKVGSVSLSPRGDWRMPSDASYNLWIQNS, from the coding sequence ATGAACAATTACAATTTTATAAAAGTAGCCTCGGCTTCTCCTTTAACAAATGTTACTGATATAGAATTCAATATAAATAATATTAAAAAATGTATAAACTCATCAGTTGAAAAGGGATGTAAACTCATAGTATTCCCGGAGTTAAGTATAACTTCATATACCTGTGCCGACTTATTCTGCTCTCAGTTACTACTGGATAAATCCATTGATGCTGTCAAATCATTATGCGATTTTTCAATAAATAAGGATATACTTATAGCTGTAGGAGCCCCATTGAAATATAATTCCTGTTTATACAATTGTGCATATATAATATTTGAAGGGAAGATTCTTGGTATAATTCCTAAAAGTTATATTCCAAATTACACTGAATTCTATGAAAAGAGATGGTTTACAGAAGGCTTAGGGTTGATAAATAAAGAAGTGCACTTTACATTCCAAGGAAACATACCATTTGGAACAAATCTAATATTTACATACAATGATTTTAAATTTGGATTTGAAGTATGTGAGGATGTATGGGTAACTATACCTCCAAGTTCATATCTAAGCCTCATGGGAGCAAATATAATATCAAATTTATCAGCTTCAAATGAACTTGTCAGCAAAGCTGAATATAGAAAAGAACTCATTAAAAATCAAAGTGCACGCTGTATGGCTGCTTACATATATTCATCTACAGGTGTCTTTGAATCAAGTACAGATTTAGTCTTTAGTGGCCATTTAATTACTTGTGAGAATGGAACTATACTCAATGAAAATACCAGATTTCAAAGGGAAAACCAAATTCAAACTTCTATACTAGATATAGACAGATTAAATAATGAAAGATTAAAGAATGTAAGTTTCAGAGACAATTCTAAATTCATACCCTTTGAAACACATGAGATTAAATTTTCATTTAAAAATACTGACTGCAAAACCTTTGATAGATTCGTTGACAAACATCCTTTTGTACCTTCAAATGAAACTAAAAGAGAACTGCACTGCAGAGAAATTTTCAATATTCAAACTTCAGGACTTGCAAAAAGAATATCACATACACATTTAAACACAGCAGTTATTGGTATATCAGGAGGACTTGACTCTACCTTAGCCCTTTTAGTTATAGTTAAAACCTTCGATATCTTAAAGCTTCCAAAAGAAAATATAATAACAGTTACAATGCCTGGTTTTGGAACTACAGATAGAACTTATAACAATGCAGTAAATTTATGTAAGATGCTTGGTACAAAATTTAGAGAAATAAATATAGTGCCTGCATGTCTGCAGCATTTTAAAGACATAAATCACCCTGCTGAAAAGTTTGATGTAACCTATGAAAATGTTCAGGCGCGAGAAAGAACACAAATTTTAATGGATATAGCTAATAAGGAAGGTGGTCTTGTTATAGGAACTGGTGACCTATCTGAAGTGGCCCTTGGCTGGTCTACATATAATGGTGACCATATGTCAATGTATGGGGTAAACTGTTCAGTACCTAAGACACTTGTTAGATATCTAGTATCCTATGTAGCACAAAAAGAAGTGAGCAAGGAGATATCCGATATATTAATGGATATTTTAGATACACCGGTTAGTCCTGAACTCCTTCCTAAGGATAAGGATGGAAAAATTGCTCAAAAAACAGAGGATATAGTTGGTCCATATGAGCTTCACGATTTCTTCTTATATCACTTTATAAGAAATTCGACTAAACCTGGAAAAATATTATTTCTGGCTTATCATGCATTTAAAGATGATTATGATAAAGATACTATAAATAAATGGTTTGACAAGTTCATAAAGAGATTTTTCACACAACAATTTAAACGTTCTGCAATTCCTGATGGGCCAAAAGTTGGAAGCGTAAGTCTTTCACCAAGAGGCGATTGGAGAATGCCTTCAGATGCAAGCTACAACTTATGGATTCAGAATTCATAA